One Spiribacter halobius DNA segment encodes these proteins:
- a CDS encoding class I adenylate-forming enzyme family protein, with translation MQPPEDYDRLPMDWVGDWAGRRRRLSPHREALVDATDGGRWTYAELDDRAERVGRWLTEGLGLEPGDPVCVISRNRVEPVDLYLACGKTGVVLAPLSHRLRPRELNELLRRIQPRVLCYEDAFSELVADLVLPPSVMRSVAFGPTASAWEEEVLATPAAPVNVALPMAAPYLYIHTGGSTATPKVCIVPHRQMVWNSVELVLAAPEGLAQRRELLFFPLFHIGGWNTLTPILHAGGRVVLIREFDPAEALAVIGREGINHFGGVEAMLKMMAGSPAFAEADLSSLEAITTAGAPCSAAAMAPFWDRGIAVSQSYGQTEAGPSNFINGRLDADLDTLRAHHDSIGTSFFHCDYRIVDPAQETPVPTGETGVLLLRSPHGFDGYLRQPERTDEVFRSGGWIRTGDLAREDAEGYVTIVGREDNLILSGGENVSPEEIESVLLGHPAVSAAVAFGVSDERWGEAPVVLVVAEGEGGDPEALRGWLRERLAGFKQPREIRAVAEVPLTGAGKPDRNAARASYQAMQGNDA, from the coding sequence ATGCAGCCGCCGGAGGATTACGACCGCCTGCCCATGGACTGGGTCGGGGACTGGGCCGGCCGCCGGCGACGCCTGTCCCCCCACCGCGAGGCGCTGGTGGACGCCACCGACGGCGGCCGCTGGACCTACGCGGAGCTGGACGACCGCGCCGAGCGGGTCGGCCGCTGGCTCACGGAGGGCCTCGGCCTCGAGCCGGGGGATCCGGTCTGCGTCATCAGCCGCAACCGCGTCGAGCCCGTGGACCTGTACCTCGCCTGCGGCAAGACCGGTGTCGTGCTGGCGCCGCTCAGCCACCGCCTGCGGCCGCGGGAGCTGAACGAGCTGCTCCGTCGCATCCAGCCGCGGGTACTTTGCTACGAGGATGCCTTCAGCGAGCTGGTGGCGGACCTGGTGCTGCCGCCGAGCGTGATGCGCAGCGTGGCCTTCGGCCCCACGGCGAGCGCCTGGGAGGAGGAGGTCCTGGCGACGCCGGCGGCGCCGGTGAACGTCGCCCTGCCGATGGCGGCGCCCTATCTCTATATCCATACCGGCGGCAGCACCGCCACGCCGAAGGTCTGCATCGTGCCGCACCGGCAGATGGTGTGGAACTCCGTGGAGCTGGTGCTGGCCGCGCCGGAGGGGCTCGCCCAACGGCGCGAGCTGCTGTTCTTCCCCCTGTTCCACATCGGCGGCTGGAACACGCTCACGCCGATTCTTCACGCCGGCGGGCGGGTGGTCCTGATACGCGAGTTCGACCCCGCCGAGGCCCTGGCGGTGATCGGGCGCGAAGGCATCAACCACTTCGGCGGCGTCGAGGCGATGCTGAAGATGATGGCGGGTTCGCCGGCCTTCGCCGAGGCCGATCTCTCGAGTCTCGAGGCCATCACCACTGCCGGCGCCCCCTGCAGCGCCGCGGCCATGGCGCCGTTCTGGGACCGCGGCATCGCCGTCAGCCAGTCCTACGGGCAGACCGAGGCCGGGCCCTCGAACTTCATCAACGGCCGCCTGGACGCCGACCTGGACACCCTGCGCGCGCACCATGACAGCATCGGCACCAGTTTCTTCCACTGCGACTACCGCATCGTCGACCCCGCGCAGGAGACCCCCGTGCCCACCGGCGAGACCGGTGTCCTCCTGCTGCGGAGCCCCCACGGCTTCGATGGCTACCTTCGGCAGCCCGAGCGCACCGACGAGGTGTTCCGGTCCGGTGGCTGGATCCGCACCGGTGACCTGGCCCGAGAGGATGCCGAAGGCTACGTGACCATCGTCGGTCGCGAGGACAATCTCATCCTCTCCGGCGGCGAGAATGTCTCCCCGGAGGAGATCGAATCCGTACTGCTGGGGCATCCGGCGGTGTCCGCGGCGGTGGCCTTTGGGGTGTCGGACGAACGCTGGGGCGAGGCGCCGGTGGTACTCGTGGTGGCGGAGGGCGAGGGCGGCGATCCGGAGGCCCTCCGGGGCTGGCTGCGGGAGCGCCTCGCCGGCTTCAAGCAGCCGCGGGAGATCCGCGCCGTGGCTGAGGTGCCGCTCACCGGTGCCGGCAAGCCCGACCGCAACGCCGCCCGCGCCAGTTACCAGGCAATGCAGGGGAACGACGCATGA
- a CDS encoding TatD family hydrolase, which yields MPASELIDIGVNLTHKRFHRDRDAVIQRAADAGVTRMVLTGVDAPGSQAALELAQLHPGRMTATAGVHPHHAADWDGDTEAALRRLLAAPQAVAVGETGLDFFRDFSPRPAQEAAFEAQLDLAAETGRPVFLHQRDAAERFLAILRAHRQRLCGAVLHCFTGDQTLLHACLDLDLHIGVTGWVCDERRGGALRECVADIPADRLMIETDAPFLLPRDLEPRPRDGRNEPAFLPHILRAVAALRDETPAALAETTRTTAERFFGLAG from the coding sequence GTGCCAGCCAGTGAGCTCATCGACATCGGCGTCAATCTCACGCACAAGCGCTTCCATCGCGACCGCGACGCCGTGATCCAACGCGCCGCCGATGCCGGCGTGACGCGCATGGTGCTAACGGGTGTGGACGCCCCCGGCAGCCAGGCTGCCCTGGAGCTGGCGCAGTTGCATCCCGGGCGGATGACAGCAACCGCCGGCGTGCATCCGCATCACGCCGCGGACTGGGATGGCGATACCGAAGCCGCACTGCGACGGCTGCTGGCCGCGCCGCAGGCGGTGGCGGTGGGCGAGACGGGGCTCGACTTCTTCCGCGACTTCTCGCCACGGCCTGCCCAGGAGGCGGCGTTCGAGGCGCAGCTGGATCTGGCGGCGGAGACCGGGCGCCCGGTGTTCCTCCATCAGCGCGATGCGGCCGAGCGCTTTCTCGCCATCCTCCGCGCCCATCGCCAGCGCCTGTGCGGCGCAGTGCTGCACTGCTTTACCGGCGATCAGACGCTGCTACACGCCTGCCTCGATCTCGACCTGCATATCGGGGTGACGGGCTGGGTCTGCGACGAGCGCCGGGGCGGGGCGCTGCGCGAGTGCGTTGCCGATATTCCCGCCGACCGCCTCATGATCGAGACCGACGCTCCCTTCCTGCTGCCCCGCGACCTCGAGCCGCGCCCCCGGGACGGGCGCAACGAGCCGGCATTCCTGCCGCACATCCTGCGCGCGGTGGCGGCACTGCGCGACGAGACGCCGGCCGCCCTGGCCGAGACCACCCGGACGACCGCAGAGCGCTTTTTCGGGCTCGCTGGATGA
- the dusA gene encoding tRNA dihydrouridine(20/20a) synthase DusA, with the protein MLDRRLSVAPMMDWTDPACRYLLRLISRHTLLYTEMVPAQAVWHGRVERFLAHHASEHPLAVQFGGADAEQLAFCAREAEAWGYDEVNLNVGCPSDRVQSGRFGACLMAEPGLVAELVAAMREATTLPVTVKTRIGIDHQDDYASFLRFVDTVAEAGCGTFIIHARKAWLKGLSPRQNREIPPLRYEFVEALKRDRPGLEVIINGGITTLAEAEAWLEHVDGVMIGREAYHNPYLLAEADRRLFGDSDARPPSREAVVAGYREYVAGELARGARLSRMSRHLVGLFQGLPGARAWRRTLSEGAARADAGTEVIDRALAEVTDRAAPEAAGMRASA; encoded by the coding sequence ATGCTGGATCGCCGCCTCAGCGTCGCCCCGATGATGGACTGGACCGACCCTGCGTGTCGGTACCTGCTGCGCCTGATCAGCCGGCACACGCTGCTCTACACCGAGATGGTCCCCGCCCAGGCCGTCTGGCACGGCAGGGTGGAGCGCTTCCTCGCCCATCATGCGAGCGAGCACCCGCTGGCCGTGCAGTTCGGCGGTGCCGATGCCGAGCAGCTCGCGTTCTGCGCGCGCGAGGCCGAGGCCTGGGGCTACGATGAGGTCAATCTCAATGTCGGCTGTCCGAGCGACCGGGTCCAGTCCGGGCGCTTTGGCGCCTGCCTGATGGCCGAGCCCGGGCTCGTCGCGGAGCTGGTGGCAGCCATGCGGGAGGCGACCACGCTGCCGGTGACGGTCAAGACCCGCATCGGCATCGACCACCAGGACGACTATGCGAGCTTCCTGCGCTTCGTGGATACCGTGGCGGAGGCCGGTTGCGGCACGTTCATCATCCATGCGCGCAAGGCCTGGCTGAAGGGGCTGAGCCCCAGGCAGAACCGCGAGATCCCGCCGTTGCGCTACGAGTTCGTCGAGGCCCTGAAGCGCGACCGGCCGGGGCTCGAGGTGATCATCAACGGCGGCATCACCACGCTCGCCGAGGCCGAGGCCTGGCTCGAGCATGTCGACGGCGTCATGATCGGGCGCGAGGCCTACCACAACCCCTATCTGCTCGCCGAAGCCGATCGCCGCCTCTTCGGGGACAGCGATGCCCGGCCGCCAAGCCGCGAGGCCGTGGTGGCCGGCTACCGGGAGTACGTTGCCGGGGAGCTCGCCCGCGGCGCTCGCCTCTCCCGCATGAGCCGTCACCTGGTAGGCCTGTTCCAGGGCCTCCCCGGCGCCCGCGCCTGGCGCCGGACCCTGAGCGAGGGCGCGGCCCGTGCGGACGCGGGTACCGAAGTCATCGACCGGGCGCTGGCGGAGGTCACCGACCGCGCGGCTCCGGAGGCGGCGGGGATGCGCGCGAGCGCCTGA